A section of the Ensifer adhaerens genome encodes:
- a CDS encoding Y-family DNA polymerase → MPRVVSLFLPTWPTDRLRRKLADTAPPADAPLVLIGRRERRRVVMAANAAAHAAGLRIGMAATKAQALVTDLVVMDADPVADAEALDRLALWALQRYAPIVAADPPDGLVIDTSGADHLHGGEALMLSGMVNRFHGSGTAARAAVADTWGAAHAAEYLAQPTIAIAPGVQRELLANLPIAALRLEPSIVHDLRVLGFNTIGDIDRQPRAPLALRFGPELGRRLDQAAGRIAEPIEPIRTPELIEVRRSFGEPIAAAETIARYTAKLVAMLCRLLEEKGLGARRVDLLFHRVDNSYQAIRAGTTTPVRDFQRLTRLLTDRIETIDPGFGIEIMSLTASHAEPLIATQVISSLVEEPEADVSGLIDIIGNRIGQRRLFRFAPVASDVPERSIARIAPMAPDAGETWSGHWPRPTRLLLHPEPIETMALLPDHPPVSFTWRGVRRRVRRADGPERVFGEWWKRDAELVAVRDYFQVEDDAGERYWIFRSGDGEHGETGSHRWFLHGIFA, encoded by the coding sequence ATGCCAAGGGTCGTATCGCTGTTCCTTCCGACCTGGCCGACGGACCGTCTGAGGCGGAAGCTCGCCGACACCGCGCCGCCGGCTGACGCTCCACTTGTCCTCATTGGCCGCCGCGAACGCCGAAGGGTGGTCATGGCGGCAAATGCTGCAGCACATGCTGCGGGTTTGAGGATTGGCATGGCGGCGACCAAGGCACAGGCGCTCGTGACCGATCTCGTCGTCATGGATGCAGATCCCGTGGCCGACGCCGAGGCGCTCGACCGCCTGGCACTCTGGGCGCTGCAGCGTTATGCGCCGATCGTTGCCGCCGATCCGCCCGACGGCCTGGTGATCGACACATCAGGCGCCGATCATCTGCATGGTGGCGAAGCACTGATGCTCTCGGGCATGGTCAATCGCTTCCATGGATCGGGCACCGCCGCGCGCGCCGCGGTTGCCGACACCTGGGGTGCTGCCCATGCGGCTGAGTATCTGGCTCAGCCGACGATTGCCATTGCACCTGGTGTTCAGCGAGAGCTTCTTGCCAATCTGCCGATCGCAGCACTCAGGCTCGAACCATCGATCGTCCATGATCTTCGTGTTCTCGGCTTCAACACAATCGGCGACATCGACCGTCAGCCGCGCGCGCCGCTCGCCTTGCGCTTCGGACCGGAACTCGGTCGGCGTCTCGACCAGGCGGCCGGCCGCATCGCCGAGCCGATCGAACCGATCCGCACGCCTGAGCTCATTGAGGTCCGGCGCTCCTTTGGCGAACCGATCGCTGCAGCCGAGACGATCGCGCGCTATACGGCCAAACTCGTGGCTATGCTCTGCCGGTTGCTTGAGGAAAAGGGTCTCGGCGCGCGTCGGGTCGATCTTCTGTTTCACCGCGTCGACAACTCCTATCAGGCGATCCGGGCAGGAACCACCACGCCCGTCCGCGACTTCCAGCGCTTGACGCGTCTTTTGACCGACCGCATCGAAACCATCGATCCGGGTTTCGGGATCGAGATCATGTCGTTGACGGCAAGCCATGCCGAGCCGCTCATCGCCACTCAGGTGATTTCCTCGCTGGTCGAGGAGCCGGAGGCCGATGTCTCCGGCCTGATCGACATTATCGGCAACCGGATCGGCCAGCGCCGGCTGTTCCGCTTCGCGCCGGTCGCAAGCGATGTGCCTGAGCGCTCCATCGCCCGCATTGCCCCGATGGCGCCGGATGCGGGCGAGACCTGGTCCGGTCACTGGCCGCGGCCGACGCGCCTTCTTCTTCATCCCGAACCGATCGAAACCATGGCGCTCCTTCCCGACCATCCTCCGGTCAGCTTCACCTGGCGGGGCGTTAGAAGGCGCGTTCGCCGCGCCGACGGTCCGGAGCGCGTCTTTGGCGAATGGTGGAAGCGCGATGCCGAGCTCGTGGCTGTGCGCGATTATTTCCAGGTCGAGGATGACGCCGGCGAGCGCTACTGGATCTTTCGCTCCGGCGACGGCGAACATGGTGAAACCGGCAGCCATCGCTGGTTCCTGCATGGGATATTCGCATGA
- a CDS encoding cation transporter, producing MPPIDQTLRRAVLIVALANLAYFGIEFIVALRIGSASLLADSADFFEDASVNLLIFFAMAWSAHSRARVAMAMALILLLPALAFLWTGWHQVLAPIPPEPFALSLTGLGALVVNLCCAYLLVAHRHASGSLTRAAFLSARNDALANVAIISAGLVTAYLWPSAWPDLIVGLGIAYLNLDAAKEVWGAAREEHEAAA from the coding sequence ATGCCGCCCATTGATCAGACGCTCCGGCGCGCGGTATTGATCGTAGCCCTTGCAAATCTTGCTTATTTCGGCATTGAGTTCATCGTTGCCTTGCGCATCGGATCGGCGTCTCTGCTGGCCGACAGTGCCGATTTCTTTGAAGATGCCTCCGTCAACCTGCTCATCTTTTTCGCTATGGCATGGTCGGCACATAGCCGCGCCCGAGTAGCGATGGCAATGGCGCTCATCCTGTTGTTGCCTGCTTTGGCCTTCCTCTGGACGGGGTGGCACCAGGTCCTGGCTCCAATCCCGCCTGAACCGTTTGCGCTCAGTTTGACCGGCCTGGGTGCTCTGGTCGTCAACCTGTGTTGCGCGTATCTGCTTGTTGCCCACCGCCATGCCAGCGGCTCACTGACGCGGGCGGCATTCCTGTCAGCTCGCAACGATGCTCTCGCCAATGTTGCCATTATCTCCGCGGGCCTCGTAACCGCCTATCTCTGGCCTTCTGCATGGCCCGATCTTATCGTTGGCTTGGGGATTGCCTACTTGAACCTTGATGCCGCCAAGGAGGTGTGGGGAGCAGCGCGAGAAGAACATGAAGCCGCGGCATGA
- a CDS encoding error-prone DNA polymerase: MTAPRYAELQVTSHFSFLRGASSLEELFQRAAELKIDALAIVDRNSLAGIVRAHQAARDTGVRLIVGCRLDLDDGLSVLVYPTDRPAYARLCRLLSLGKKRGGKAKCRVGWDDLVAYGQGLIVVLVPGEADDQLALQLRHLGQAFGDRSYLALTLRRRPNDQLRLHRLANMARASGVTTVVTNDVLFHVPERRILQDVVTCIRHNITIDEAGFRRERHADRYLKPPEEMVRLFPHYQEALDRTIEILDRCRFSLDELAYQYPEERSNPELTAQQTLEQLTWEGAVWRYPEGLPDKVRRNLEHELRLIERLQYAPYFLTVNAIVRFARSKDILCQGRGSAANSSVCYVLGITSIDPDTNDLLFERFVSEERREPPDIDVDFEHERREIVMQWVFDTYGRFHAALCSTVIRYRSKGAIRDVGKALGLPEDMTKMLSSQVWGWGEDVGEKHAEELNLNLGDRRLRLTLDLARQLMGAPRHLSQHPGGFVLTHDRLDELVPIEPAAMAERQVIEWDKDDIDILKFMKVDCLALGMLSCMKRGFNLLAEHKGINIDLARIPPEDPRTYAMIRRADTLGTFQIESRAQMSMLPRIKPRTFYDLVIEVAIVRPGPIQGDMVHPYLRRREGKETVDYPKPELEEVLGKTLGVPLFQEQAMRVAIECAGFTPGEADQLRRAMATFKHTGGVSKFGKKLIAGMVANGYEPDFAEKTFRQLEGFGSYGFPESHAASFALIAYASSWLKCWHPDVFCAALLNAQPMGFYAPAQIVRDAREHGVEVRPVCINQSRWDCTLEPTGDESRFAVRLGLRMVKGLANADAATLVAVRAEGAFESVDDIWRRAGVPAASLVELAEADAFRPSLNLARREALWAIKALRDEPLPLFEAASERENRTVAELDEPAIALNPMTSGGEVVEDFGHVGLTLREHPLAFLRADLTKRRVASCREAMQSRDGKWLEAAGLVLVRQRPGSAKGVMFITIEDETGIANLVVWAKTFEKYRRVVLGAGMLGIYGRIQKEGDVVHLIAHRLTDLSGELASVGDRDADFPLPHGRGDEFHRGAPAPDPRGMLKGPRPRDIVDPYLHLDAIKVKTRDFR, from the coding sequence ATGACGGCGCCGCGCTATGCCGAGCTGCAGGTGACCTCGCACTTTTCTTTCCTGCGTGGGGCCTCATCCTTGGAGGAGCTGTTTCAGCGCGCTGCAGAACTCAAGATCGACGCGCTGGCGATCGTCGATCGCAACAGCCTCGCCGGCATCGTCAGGGCGCACCAGGCAGCGAGAGACACCGGCGTGCGGCTGATCGTCGGTTGCCGGCTCGATCTCGACGACGGTCTCTCCGTGCTAGTCTACCCGACCGATCGGCCGGCTTATGCCCGCCTTTGCCGGTTGCTGTCGCTCGGCAAAAAGCGTGGCGGGAAAGCGAAATGCCGGGTTGGCTGGGACGATCTCGTTGCCTATGGCCAAGGCCTGATTGTCGTTCTTGTTCCAGGTGAAGCCGATGACCAGTTGGCGCTGCAGCTTCGCCATCTGGGGCAAGCCTTTGGCGACCGCAGCTATCTGGCGCTGACACTCCGGCGCCGGCCGAACGACCAGCTGCGGCTCCATCGGCTCGCAAATATGGCCAGGGCGTCAGGCGTGACGACTGTCGTAACCAACGACGTTCTGTTTCATGTTCCCGAGCGGCGCATCCTTCAGGATGTCGTCACCTGTATCCGTCACAACATCACCATCGATGAAGCGGGTTTCAGGCGCGAGCGCCATGCCGACCGCTACTTGAAGCCCCCGGAAGAAATGGTGCGTCTCTTCCCACACTATCAGGAAGCACTCGATCGCACGATCGAGATCCTCGACCGGTGCCGCTTCTCGCTCGACGAGCTCGCCTATCAATATCCGGAGGAGCGCTCCAATCCGGAGCTGACAGCACAGCAGACGTTGGAGCAATTGACTTGGGAAGGTGCGGTCTGGCGCTATCCCGAGGGGTTGCCGGACAAGGTCAGGCGGAACCTTGAACATGAACTGCGGCTGATCGAGAGGCTCCAATATGCGCCCTACTTTCTGACGGTGAACGCGATCGTCCGCTTCGCGCGCTCGAAGGACATTTTGTGCCAGGGCAGGGGATCGGCCGCCAATTCTTCCGTTTGTTATGTGCTCGGCATCACCTCGATCGATCCTGATACCAACGATCTCCTCTTCGAACGCTTTGTCTCCGAGGAGCGGCGCGAACCGCCCGACATCGATGTCGACTTCGAGCACGAGCGCCGCGAGATCGTCATGCAATGGGTGTTCGACACCTATGGCCGCTTCCATGCGGCACTCTGTTCGACCGTCATCCGTTACCGGTCGAAAGGCGCCATTCGCGACGTTGGCAAGGCGCTGGGGTTGCCCGAGGACATGACGAAGATGCTTTCGTCCCAGGTCTGGGGATGGGGTGAGGATGTCGGTGAAAAACATGCCGAGGAACTGAACCTCAATCTTGGCGACCGGCGCCTGCGCCTGACGCTGGACCTTGCCCGCCAATTGATGGGTGCGCCGCGTCACCTGTCGCAGCATCCAGGTGGCTTCGTGCTGACCCATGATCGCCTTGATGAACTGGTGCCGATCGAGCCGGCGGCAATGGCCGAGCGCCAGGTGATCGAATGGGACAAGGACGACATTGATATCCTGAAGTTCATGAAGGTCGATTGCCTGGCGCTCGGCATGCTCTCGTGCATGAAGCGAGGCTTCAATCTTCTGGCCGAGCACAAGGGTATCAATATCGACCTTGCCAGAATCCCGCCGGAAGACCCTCGAACCTACGCGATGATCCGACGCGCCGATACGCTCGGCACCTTCCAGATCGAAAGCCGTGCGCAGATGTCGATGCTGCCAAGGATCAAGCCGCGCACCTTCTATGACCTCGTCATCGAGGTGGCGATCGTGCGCCCCGGTCCGATCCAGGGCGACATGGTCCATCCGTATCTGCGGCGCCGCGAGGGCAAGGAGACGGTCGACTATCCGAAGCCGGAACTGGAAGAGGTGCTCGGCAAGACGCTCGGTGTGCCGCTCTTTCAGGAACAGGCGATGCGGGTGGCAATCGAATGTGCCGGCTTCACGCCTGGCGAAGCGGATCAGCTCAGGCGCGCCATGGCGACCTTCAAGCACACCGGCGGTGTTTCGAAGTTCGGCAAGAAGCTGATCGCCGGCATGGTGGCGAACGGCTATGAGCCGGACTTTGCCGAAAAGACATTCCGGCAGCTGGAAGGCTTCGGCAGCTACGGTTTCCCGGAAAGCCATGCCGCTTCCTTCGCGCTGATCGCGTATGCGTCCTCCTGGCTGAAATGCTGGCATCCGGATGTCTTTTGCGCGGCCCTCCTCAATGCCCAGCCGATGGGGTTCTACGCACCGGCCCAGATCGTTCGCGACGCGCGCGAGCACGGGGTGGAAGTTCGGCCGGTCTGCATCAATCAGAGCCGCTGGGATTGCACACTGGAACCGACCGGCGACGAAAGCCGGTTTGCCGTCCGCCTTGGGTTGCGAATGGTCAAGGGGCTTGCGAATGCTGACGCGGCCACACTCGTCGCTGTGCGCGCGGAGGGCGCCTTCGAGAGCGTCGACGATATCTGGCGCCGCGCCGGCGTACCTGCCGCCTCGCTTGTCGAGCTCGCCGAAGCCGATGCATTCAGGCCTTCGCTGAACCTTGCCCGCCGCGAGGCGCTCTGGGCGATCAAGGCGCTGCGCGACGAACCTTTGCCGCTCTTTGAGGCGGCGTCGGAGCGCGAGAACCGGACCGTGGCCGAGCTCGACGAACCGGCTATAGCGCTGAACCCCATGACATCGGGAGGCGAGGTGGTCGAGGACTTCGGCCATGTCGGGCTGACGCTGCGTGAGCATCCACTTGCGTTCCTGCGCGCGGATCTGACGAAGCGCCGCGTCGCCTCCTGCCGGGAAGCAATGCAGTCGCGCGACGGCAAATGGCTTGAGGCCGCCGGCCTCGTGCTCGTCCGCCAGCGACCAGGTTCCGCAAAGGGCGTGATGTTCATCACCATCGAGGACGAGACCGGCATTGCCAATCTCGTCGTCTGGGCAAAGACCTTCGAGAAATACCGCCGCGTCGTGCTGGGCGCCGGCATGCTCGGCATCTATGGCCGGATCCAAAAGGAGGGCGATGTGGTCCACCTGATAGCCCACCGGCTGACCGACCTGTCCGGCGAGCTCGCCAGTGTTGGCGATCGTGATGCCGACTTCCCTCTGCCTCACGGTCGAGGCGACGAGTTTCATCGCGGGGCGCCGGCACCCGATCCACGAGGAATGCTCAAGGGTCCTCGGCCGCGCGACATAGTCGATCCGTACCTGCATCTTGATGCGATCAAGGTGAAGACACGGGATTTTCGGTGA
- a CDS encoding caspase family protein, with the protein MQWRAKLRSWILSVPMLLLVVGHGFAEENGKRLALVVGMANYVAAGTLPNAARDAEAFGTFLKGQGFETDLVLDADRRGLAGALSNFSRKIGPDDVALFYYAGHGMQLHGENFLIGTDAKLESEFDVPAETIALSEIINALEKRARISMVFLDACRNNPLANRLNTEVEGATRGGATRGLAPIETQGAGTLVAFAAAPGQVAADGTDGHSPFTRALIANLSGAGLEVGTAFKRVVRDVRKETQGKQQPQILSSLSLEFYFGPETAAPQTPTVQPVQPALAVQAPATDPVDPEVEVDFKKALRIGTPRIWRFFLEKHRTGEYAELGRRTLAQIEPASVRNQSHLPQSVEARLLPDKEQRRNVQLALAAKGFATGVPDGVFGGQTREAIKSYQRSKGEGGSGFITERTAESLGIKVNLAADGIYSSATARTYDIKDLTGLETDERVLAAVRCTSYEPSVYGAFGGHFYVAVRTGPSLASYAEIVAKRCGARLASITSEAENAFVASLFNSDPNFFDMGFYVPDKISYKVGPWIGLVQDPQGKEPRGGWHWNNGEAMTYSKWWSGGPNEFKPGNDLAMYYTQRDGRLDMKSTFVNTWHDMGTKNTSPSLVLEFE; encoded by the coding sequence ATGCAGTGGCGTGCGAAACTGAGATCCTGGATCCTTTCGGTCCCTATGCTCCTGCTCGTGGTCGGGCATGGCTTCGCCGAGGAGAATGGCAAGCGGCTTGCGCTCGTCGTCGGCATGGCGAACTACGTCGCGGCGGGAACGCTTCCCAATGCCGCTCGCGACGCTGAAGCATTCGGAACCTTCCTCAAGGGACAAGGATTTGAAACCGATCTTGTGCTCGACGCAGATCGCAGGGGACTTGCTGGCGCGCTTTCAAACTTTTCCCGCAAGATCGGGCCCGATGATGTCGCCCTGTTCTACTATGCCGGACACGGCATGCAGCTGCACGGAGAAAACTTTCTCATCGGCACGGACGCGAAGCTCGAGAGTGAGTTCGACGTTCCCGCCGAAACCATAGCCCTGTCGGAGATCATCAACGCGCTGGAGAAGCGCGCCCGGATATCGATGGTCTTCCTGGATGCCTGCCGCAACAACCCTCTCGCCAATCGGCTGAACACCGAAGTCGAAGGTGCCACCCGCGGTGGCGCAACCAGAGGCCTGGCACCGATCGAGACCCAAGGCGCCGGCACGCTCGTCGCCTTTGCGGCCGCACCCGGCCAAGTGGCAGCCGACGGCACCGATGGGCATTCGCCGTTTACCCGCGCCCTGATCGCCAATCTCTCCGGTGCCGGGCTGGAAGTCGGCACCGCCTTCAAGCGGGTCGTGCGCGACGTGCGCAAGGAAACACAGGGCAAGCAGCAGCCGCAGATCCTGTCGTCGCTGTCGCTGGAGTTCTATTTCGGTCCGGAAACGGCAGCGCCACAGACCCCGACGGTGCAACCGGTCCAGCCGGCACTGGCGGTACAGGCGCCGGCTACGGACCCCGTTGATCCTGAGGTAGAAGTAGATTTCAAGAAGGCGTTGAGGATCGGCACGCCCCGGATCTGGCGCTTCTTCTTGGAAAAGCACCGGACCGGAGAGTATGCGGAACTCGGGCGTCGGACGTTAGCGCAGATCGAGCCTGCATCGGTGCGCAATCAGTCGCATCTGCCACAGTCCGTCGAAGCGAGACTTTTGCCAGATAAGGAGCAGAGGCGGAACGTCCAGCTAGCGCTTGCGGCCAAGGGGTTTGCCACGGGCGTACCCGATGGCGTTTTTGGTGGACAGACGCGCGAGGCGATCAAAAGCTACCAGCGCAGCAAAGGCGAAGGCGGCTCGGGTTTTATCACCGAGAGGACGGCCGAGAGCCTCGGCATCAAGGTGAACCTTGCCGCCGACGGAATCTATAGTTCGGCGACGGCGCGCACTTATGACATCAAGGATCTTACGGGTCTTGAAACAGACGAACGCGTCCTTGCCGCCGTGAGGTGCACGAGCTACGAGCCGTCCGTTTATGGCGCCTTCGGGGGACATTTCTACGTCGCTGTGCGAACCGGACCGTCGCTCGCGTCCTATGCAGAGATCGTCGCCAAGCGATGCGGTGCTCGCCTCGCCTCGATCACGTCGGAGGCTGAGAACGCATTCGTCGCGTCGCTCTTCAACTCCGACCCCAACTTTTTCGATATGGGTTTTTACGTTCCGGACAAGATCAGCTACAAGGTCGGGCCGTGGATCGGCTTGGTTCAAGACCCGCAAGGCAAGGAGCCAAGAGGCGGCTGGCATTGGAACAACGGCGAGGCGATGACCTATTCAAAGTGGTGGTCAGGCGGGCCAAACGAGTTCAAACCAGGAAACGACCTTGCGATGTACTACACTCAGCGCGACGGTCGGCTCGACATGAAGAGCACCTTTGTCAACACATGGCATGACATGGGGACCAAGAACACGAGCCCGAGCCTGGTGCTGGAATTTGAATAG
- a CDS encoding alpha/beta fold hydrolase: protein MDSLVRHRRITISGTDTFYREAGQQSSPVILLPHGYPCSSYEFRNLMPRLADRWRLIAPDFPGAGYSGTPEDFAYSFDGYAVFLENFVDALQIDRFILYLHDFGSPIGIRLAIRKPERIAALIIQNGDIPYEDALGPKYAEIEEAWTLPDPEMRRTLAAAVSEEAFEDEFLNDLKCSLADAISPDLWRLHWSLMTPKRKEIAVDLIVGLKENRAWFPQHRKYLREHQPPTLIVWGPNDHYMPEKSARAYLRDLPTAELHLLDGGHWLLETHLDEAAELIRGFLGRVHAV, encoded by the coding sequence ATGGACAGCCTGGTGCGACATCGGAGGATCACGATTTCTGGAACTGATACCTTCTATCGCGAGGCCGGTCAGCAAAGTTCCCCGGTGATCTTGCTCCCGCACGGATATCCCTGTTCATCCTATGAATTTCGCAATCTGATGCCTCGGCTTGCCGACCGTTGGCGCCTCATCGCCCCGGACTTTCCCGGCGCCGGTTACAGTGGGACGCCAGAGGATTTTGCTTACAGCTTCGATGGGTACGCTGTGTTCCTCGAGAACTTCGTCGACGCTCTTCAGATCGATCGCTTCATTCTCTACTTGCATGATTTTGGATCGCCCATTGGCATCCGGCTGGCCATCAGAAAGCCAGAACGCATAGCCGCGCTAATCATTCAAAACGGTGATATTCCCTATGAAGATGCTTTGGGTCCCAAGTACGCCGAAATCGAAGAGGCCTGGACCCTTCCAGATCCGGAGATGAGACGTACATTGGCGGCAGCGGTCAGCGAAGAGGCTTTCGAGGACGAGTTTCTGAATGATTTGAAGTGCTCCCTAGCAGACGCTATCTCTCCTGATCTTTGGAGGTTGCATTGGTCACTCATGACCCCAAAGCGAAAAGAGATCGCAGTCGACCTTATCGTCGGATTGAAAGAGAACCGGGCATGGTTTCCTCAGCATCGCAAATATCTGCGCGAGCACCAGCCGCCCACTCTGATCGTTTGGGGACCAAATGACCACTATATGCCGGAGAAGTCCGCAAGAGCCTATCTGCGCGATCTTCCCACGGCTGAACTCCATCTTCTCGACGGAGGGCATTGGCTTCTTGAAACGCATCTCGATGAAGCAGCCGAACTTATCCGCGGTTTTCTTGGACGCGTTCACGCGGTCTGA
- a CDS encoding CapA family protein encodes MQHRFTLAVTGQSLIKHDIRDITAPAFAKVRSLLREADLAFTNFEGTILGRHGGWPLKGSFFGCSDPVVLDTLEGIGFKALSLSNNHAFDLGPSGVLSTLEEVEKRGFLHAGLGRDHAAASRASRATVSGRPIAIVAMDGGPGPDFMYAANGDANRPARPGVNRLGISQRIEVDGPAFEQLAAIRDQVGYTAIDLANDSQPDDRPELDPETEVAIARAVFRRSERCGRSVTIDERDLSRNLAAITAAAQDGSLVVAYLHHHHWASDWYQVPDWVSAVARACIEAGASLFVSHGAPVLQPIEIYRGRPIFYSLGNFIFHVRSEKSTWTAPEVWESVVAATTFDADNRLVEIRLHPVVIGGDAALLDGVLERRLAPHLATGARAERILRRLKEQSAGLGVEIQVSDGVGIIRA; translated from the coding sequence ATGCAACACCGCTTCACCCTCGCCGTTACCGGCCAGTCGCTGATCAAACATGACATCCGCGACATCACCGCTCCGGCATTCGCCAAGGTTCGCTCGCTGCTGCGCGAAGCCGATCTCGCCTTCACCAACTTCGAAGGCACGATCCTTGGACGTCACGGCGGCTGGCCGCTCAAGGGCTCGTTCTTCGGCTGCAGCGATCCGGTCGTGCTCGACACTCTGGAGGGTATCGGCTTCAAGGCGCTGTCGCTGTCGAACAACCATGCCTTCGATCTCGGTCCCTCGGGCGTGCTCTCGACGCTCGAAGAGGTCGAGAAGCGCGGCTTCCTTCATGCCGGCCTCGGTCGCGACCACGCGGCTGCCTCACGGGCAAGCCGTGCGACGGTATCCGGGCGGCCGATTGCCATCGTTGCGATGGACGGCGGCCCCGGTCCCGACTTCATGTATGCCGCCAATGGCGACGCCAATCGCCCGGCCCGTCCCGGCGTCAACCGGCTCGGGATTAGCCAGAGGATCGAGGTCGACGGTCCCGCCTTCGAGCAACTGGCAGCGATCCGCGACCAGGTCGGTTACACCGCGATCGATCTTGCCAATGACAGCCAGCCGGACGATCGCCCTGAGCTTGACCCGGAGACCGAGGTCGCCATTGCCCGCGCCGTGTTCCGGCGATCGGAGCGCTGCGGCCGCAGTGTGACCATCGATGAGAGGGATCTTTCCCGCAATCTTGCTGCGATCACGGCGGCGGCGCAGGACGGATCGTTGGTGGTCGCCTATCTGCACCATCATCATTGGGCGTCCGACTGGTATCAGGTTCCCGACTGGGTGAGTGCTGTCGCCCGCGCCTGCATCGAGGCCGGCGCCTCCCTGTTCGTCAGCCACGGTGCGCCGGTGCTGCAGCCGATCGAGATCTACCGCGGTCGGCCGATCTTCTATAGCCTCGGCAACTTCATCTTCCATGTCCGCTCCGAGAAATCGACCTGGACGGCGCCGGAGGTCTGGGAGAGCGTTGTGGCGGCGACAACCTTCGACGCCGACAACCGTCTCGTCGAGATCAGACTGCATCCGGTCGTCATTGGCGGCGACGCGGCGTTGCTGGATGGTGTGCTGGAGCGGCGCCTGGCGCCGCATCTTGCAACCGGGGCCCGTGCCGAGCGCATCTTGCGGCGGCTGAAAGAACAATCGGCCGGGCTCGGCGTCGAAATCCAGGTCTCGGACGGCGTCGGCATCATCCGGGCCTAG
- the traC gene encoding conjugal transfer protein TraC, which translates to MKKPSSKIRNEIAKLQEQLRQAETREAEGIGHLALKAGLGEISIEEIALLAAFEDLATGFRRGKYPTTGRKRGNGDAGPSTAVVIPGANPVSSDEA; encoded by the coding sequence ATGAAAAAACCTTCCTCGAAAATTCGCAATGAAATCGCCAAGCTCCAGGAACAACTGAGGCAGGCGGAGACCCGTGAGGCCGAAGGGATTGGCCACCTTGCGCTCAAGGCGGGACTTGGCGAAATCTCGATTGAAGAAATTGCGCTTCTCGCAGCCTTTGAAGACCTCGCGACTGGGTTTCGCCGCGGGAAGTATCCTACGACCGGAAGGAAGAGGGGGAATGGAGACGCCGGTCCATCGACCGCGGTGGTCATCCCTGGCGCGAATCCGGTCAGCAGTGACGAGGCTTGA
- the pepT gene encoding peptidase T, translating to MDIRQELISRFFRYAAIESQSNARATCLPSSPGQAALAALIADEMRVLGLADVRVDEHAIVTGVKRGNRPEAPAIGFIAHLDTVDVGLSPFIRPQILRFDGKDLCLNAKDDIWLRVGEHPEILGWTGEDMIVSDGTSVLGADNKAAIAVIMTLLARLDQQTHGDVFVAFVPDEEIGLRGAKALDLARFPCDFAYTIDCCELGEVVLETFNAASAEIVFTGVSAHPMSAKGSLVNPLTMAIDFIAQFDRNDTPEHTADRQGFFWFKDLVAHDSEATLTCLIRDFDSDGFNQRKRRIAEVAERVRSTYPTGNIRYQVTDTYRNIATSLAHDDRAARLLFDAMDGLQIDRKLIPMRGGTDGAVLSARGIPTPNFFTGAYNFHSRYEFLPIPAFESSFEVALGVCRLAVMSISPNCLT from the coding sequence ATGGACATTCGCCAGGAACTGATCAGCCGCTTCTTTCGCTATGCCGCGATCGAGAGCCAAAGCAATGCCCGCGCGACTTGCCTGCCCTCCTCGCCCGGACAGGCAGCACTCGCCGCCCTCATCGCCGATGAGATGCGGGTGCTGGGCCTGGCAGACGTCCGCGTCGACGAACATGCCATCGTCACCGGGGTCAAACGCGGCAACCGGCCCGAAGCGCCGGCGATCGGCTTTATCGCCCATCTCGACACCGTCGATGTCGGGCTCTCACCGTTCATCCGGCCGCAGATCCTCCGTTTCGACGGCAAGGATCTTTGCCTCAACGCCAAGGACGATATCTGGCTGCGCGTTGGCGAGCATCCGGAGATCCTCGGTTGGACCGGCGAGGATATGATCGTCAGTGACGGCACCAGCGTGCTCGGGGCCGACAACAAGGCGGCGATCGCCGTTATCATGACGTTGCTTGCTCGGCTCGACCAGCAGACACATGGTGACGTGTTCGTCGCCTTCGTGCCCGACGAGGAGATCGGCTTGCGTGGCGCCAAGGCGCTGGATCTCGCCCGCTTTCCTTGCGACTTTGCCTATACGATCGACTGCTGCGAACTGGGCGAAGTGGTGCTCGAGACCTTCAATGCCGCCTCCGCCGAGATCGTCTTTACCGGTGTCAGCGCCCATCCGATGTCGGCCAAGGGCAGCCTCGTCAATCCACTGACGATGGCGATCGACTTCATCGCCCAGTTCGACCGCAACGACACGCCCGAACACACCGCCGATCGCCAGGGCTTCTTCTGGTTCAAGGATCTCGTCGCCCATGACAGCGAAGCGACACTCACCTGCCTGATCCGCGACTTCGACAGCGATGGCTTTAATCAGCGCAAGCGGCGGATCGCCGAGGTGGCGGAGCGGGTCCGCTCAACCTACCCGACCGGCAACATTCGCTATCAGGTCACCGACACCTATCGAAACATCGCCACCAGCCTGGCGCACGACGACCGCGCCGCTCGCCTGTTGTTCGACGCCATGGACGGGCTTCAGATCGACAGGAAACTGATCCCGATGCGCGGCGGTACCGATGGGGCCGTGCTCTCAGCCCGTGGCATTCCGACGCCGAACTTCTTTACCGGCGCCTATAACTTCCACTCGCGCTACGAGTTCCTGCCGATCCCGGCGTTCGAAAGTTCGTTTGAGGTCGCGTTGGGAGTTTGTCGGTTGGCGGTGATGAGCATATCGCCAAATTGTTTGACCTAA